The sequence CTGGAAAATCGCCAGCTGCCCCACCTTCATGTTCGGCCACAGGGTAATCGGCAGGTTCGCCGTGTTCGAGAGCTCCAGCGTGATGTGGCCGGAGAAGCCCGGATCGATGAAGCCCGCCGTGGAGTGCGTCAGCAGACCCAAACGTCCCAGGGAAGACTTGCCCTCCAAACGCCCCGCGAGGTTCGCCGGGAGAGTGAACTTCTCCAACGTTGCGCCCAGCACGAATTCGCCCGGGTGCAGCACGAAGGCGTCTCCGTCCGCCACCTCGACCTCGCTGGTGAGGTCCGGCATCTCCTCCTTGGGGTCAATGTGCGTGTAGCGCGAGTTATTAAACACGCGGAAGAACTTATCCAGGCGCACGTCGATAGAAGAGGGCTGAATCATCTCAGCGTCATAAGGCTCAATGCTCAGACGCTCGGGGCCATCTGCTGCGATGGCGGCACGGATGTCACGATCAGAAAGAAGCACAGCTTATAGTCTACGCGGCCCAAGCCCCACTCCCCTCCTACAGGGCCATTTGTGGGTGCGTACCGTGGCGGTGCTAAGCTCTTACCCGTGCATAACGTGCACCGTGCCGACGTAGTTTAATGGTAGAACTGCAGCTTCCCAAGCTGCTGGCGCGGGTTCGATTCCCGTCGTCGGCTCCATTTGTTTTTGCGGGTCATGGCTCCTTTTGCTGAAGCTAGACCACCACAACCTTCATTCCCGTAACCCCCAACGGTTGATGACTTCCCTGCGGCACCCCAGATAATCCCTGACCGATTGAAAATGGTCTGTGCTGCGTTCACCGGTGATTAAGTTTCTCTCGGCCCTGCGTCTGCCTTAGTCTGAGGTTCTAAGACTCTCCTTTTTACGAACCCCACACAAGGCAGGACACGATGGGCAAACACGGACCAGCAGATAATAGCGACTCGCAGAAGAAAAAGAAGAAGAGCATCAACCCCAACGCCATCATCGCGGTGGTGCTTATCCTCGTGGGGCTTGGCGTACTCCTCTATCCTGTTGCGGCCACGCAGTGGAATAACTTTAACCAGTCCCAGGCCGCAAAGGAGTACGCCAAGCTAGAGAAGCAAGTCCCTCCGGAGGCGCTGAACACCGCGTGGGAAGAGGCACAGGAGTACAACCGTCAGCTCGGCCAGGTCCAGGTGACTGATGCGTGGACCACGACCACTGATGAGGATTCCCCCGAGTACCAGCGCTACCGCCAGTACCTCTCTGTCTTGTCGGAAACTGACGCCATGGGTCGCATCGTCATTCCCTCGATTGATTCTGACCTGCCGATCTACCACGGCACCTCGGAGAAGTCCCTTTCCCGTGGTGCGGGTCATTTGTTTGGTACGGACTTGCCGGTGGGCGGCGTCGGCGAGGGCGAAGGCCGCCACGCCTCACTCTCCGCGCACCGCGGGCTCCAGAACTCCACGCTGTGGGACAACCTCCCGGATGTAAAGAAGGGCGATGCCTTCTACATCATGGTCAGTGGTGAAAAGCTCAAGTATGAGGTCCATGACATCCAGGTTGTTGAGCCTTCTGAGACCAGCCACCTCACTCGTCAGCCGGGCGAGGACCTCGTCACGCTCATCACGTGTACGCCCTATGGCATTAACACACACCGCTTGCTTGTCACGGGTCATCAGGTGCCGATGGACCCGGCTGAAGAGTCTGTCTTTAACGGCACTAAGACCAAATGGCAGTGGTGGATGTGGGCCATTCTGGCCGCTGCTGCTCTCGTGCTCATTCTTCTTATTTTGTGGTGGCGCAAGTACGTAGGCGGCAACAAGGACGACGCCGACGCGCTTTCCGACGATCCCCAGTAACCCAAAGGCCCGCCCTTCCCCACCAGAAGTGGAGGAAGAGCGGGCCTTTTGCTCTATGTCGTTGTTAGGCCGCTGCGCGTCGGCGAATCCAGAAGAATCCGCCCACCGTCATCAGCAGACCAAACAGCGCCCAGGCTAGGAAACCGTGTCCACCGGACTTCGGCAACTTGCCGGACATGGTGTCAGTCACGGTCAGGACCATATTCTGGCCCGTGCCGCTAGCAGCCAGGAACGGGTTCTCCTCACCATCCACGGATACCTTGAACTCGCCGGACTCCATAGTGATGTTGAACTTTACTGGCCTAGGCAGCAGGTTCAGACCGCTCGGGGCCCTCGTCTCCACCAGGTAGAACGTGCCAGTCTTGTCAATATCAACTGAGGTCTTACCTGGCTCGATGGAGAAGACCGGTCGACCCTCGAAATTAGGCTTCCCATTCGCTGCGGCATAGATCTCGAAGGCAGCACCGCCGAGGTTATCCAAAATCTCCTCGCCATTAGCACCGTACTGTGCCTTCTTGAAGGTCAGTTTGCCCTTCGGGGAGTCCTTCTCTTCGTAGTTGCTGACCACACAGCTCACTGAGGCTAATCCCATTCCGGACTTCGCCATCTTTACCTTGAACCCGAGGTCTCCGTCGTTGGTAACTTCCAGTGGTTTGGTCTCACCATCGATTTCCTGGGTACAGACCGCATTCTTAGAATCCGTCTTAAAGAGGTTGAAGCCAGTCTGCTGGGTTTCCTCAAGCTTCAGGACCTGCTCCTCATCGCTATTGATGCGCCAGGATGCAGTACCCCAGGAAGACTTAGAACCAGAGGTAGACTTCATCGAGGTACGTCGATCCGCACCATATTCCGAGTCGATTACAGCGTCATTTGCGGTTAGGGTGAAATCCCAGCCAGGAGCGCCATCTTCGAGGATCTTTCCACTCTTATCGACGATGTTCTTCTTCACGGTTACGATTCCACGGCAGTTATTTGCGATCTGGTTACCGAGTTCGCCCATCTTTTCA is a genomic window of Corynebacterium singulare containing:
- the dcd gene encoding dCTP deaminase; its protein translation is MLLSDRDIRAAIAADGPERLSIEPYDAEMIQPSSIDVRLDKFFRVFNNSRYTHIDPKEEMPDLTSEVEVADGDAFVLHPGEFVLGATLEKFTLPANLAGRLEGKSSLGRLGLLTHSTAGFIDPGFSGHITLELSNTANLPITLWPNMKVGQLAIFQMSSPAEAPYGSGALGSKYQGQRGPTPSKSYLNFR
- a CDS encoding class C sortase; translation: MGKHGPADNSDSQKKKKKSINPNAIIAVVLILVGLGVLLYPVAATQWNNFNQSQAAKEYAKLEKQVPPEALNTAWEEAQEYNRQLGQVQVTDAWTTTTDEDSPEYQRYRQYLSVLSETDAMGRIVIPSIDSDLPIYHGTSEKSLSRGAGHLFGTDLPVGGVGEGEGRHASLSAHRGLQNSTLWDNLPDVKKGDAFYIMVSGEKLKYEVHDIQVVEPSETSHLTRQPGEDLVTLITCTPYGINTHRLLVTGHQVPMDPAEESVFNGTKTKWQWWMWAILAAAALVLILLILWWRKYVGGNKDDADALSDDPQ